The Sporomusa termitida genome has a window encoding:
- the mraZ gene encoding division/cell wall cluster transcriptional repressor MraZ — protein MFMGEYLHAIDNKGRLILPAKFREELEDTFIATKGLDNCLFVYTRSEWAILEEKLKKLPLAKPEARAFVRFFFSGAAELECDKQGRVLVPPNLREHAKLDKDVVVIGVSTRIEIWDKAAWDEYNRQISPTVAAIAETMADLGI, from the coding sequence GTGTTCATGGGTGAATATTTACATGCCATCGACAATAAAGGGCGGCTGATTCTTCCCGCCAAATTCCGTGAAGAATTAGAAGACACATTTATTGCCACCAAAGGTCTTGATAACTGTTTGTTTGTATATACCCGCAGTGAGTGGGCCATCCTAGAAGAAAAATTAAAGAAACTGCCACTGGCTAAACCGGAAGCCCGGGCCTTCGTCCGTTTCTTCTTTTCCGGAGCAGCCGAACTTGAGTGTGATAAACAGGGGCGGGTGCTTGTGCCGCCTAACTTACGGGAGCACGCTAAGTTAGATAAGGACGTGGTTGTTATCGGTGTGTCAACCCGGATTGAAATTTGGGATAAAGCGGCCTGGGATGAATATAACCGGCAAATAAGCCCTACAGTTGCGGCGATTGCCGAAACTATGGCTGATTTAGGAATTTAA
- the rsmH gene encoding 16S rRNA (cytosine(1402)-N(4))-methyltransferase RsmH, with translation MQEHGFEHTSVLLAESVAGIFSDPAGIYVDCTLGGGGHSAALAARLAPAGWLIGIDQDQAAIQAGKQRLAAADCRIDIVQSNFQCLGSVLAELKTGLVDGILFDLGVSSHQLDVADRGFSYMQDAPLDMRMNTNADFSAYDVVNTYSEQQLSAMITDYGEERWAKRIARFIVENRAVSDIKTTGRLVDIIKKAIPAAARREGPHPAKRTFQAIRIEVNNELAILRDTFITAVECLKAGGRIGIITFHSLEDRIAKQTLQHLAKTCICPPQLPICVCQHKPQIKVLGKPVLPSPDELEKNPRARSAKLRIAVKL, from the coding sequence GTGCAGGAACATGGATTTGAACATACGAGTGTATTGCTGGCAGAGAGTGTCGCAGGCATTTTTTCCGATCCGGCAGGGATCTATGTAGATTGCACGTTAGGCGGCGGGGGCCATTCTGCTGCGTTAGCCGCACGCCTGGCGCCGGCCGGCTGGCTGATCGGCATTGATCAGGATCAGGCCGCGATTCAGGCCGGTAAACAGCGTCTGGCTGCGGCTGATTGCCGGATTGACATTGTGCAAAGTAATTTTCAGTGTCTGGGTTCAGTGCTTGCCGAGCTGAAAACAGGATTGGTTGACGGTATACTGTTTGACTTGGGGGTATCATCGCATCAGCTTGATGTTGCTGACCGGGGATTTTCTTATATGCAGGATGCCCCGCTGGATATGCGTATGAATACCAATGCGGATTTTTCCGCATATGATGTTGTGAATACTTACAGCGAGCAGCAATTGTCAGCCATGATTACTGATTATGGTGAAGAGCGCTGGGCTAAGCGGATTGCCCGCTTTATTGTGGAAAATAGGGCTGTGTCTGATATAAAAACGACAGGCCGGCTTGTCGATATTATTAAGAAAGCCATCCCGGCCGCCGCCCGCCGGGAGGGACCGCATCCGGCCAAAAGAACATTTCAGGCGATTAGGATTGAAGTCAATAATGAGCTGGCGATTTTGCGGGATACTTTTATCACCGCCGTTGAATGTCTGAAAGCCGGCGGCCGGATTGGTATAATCACATTTCATTCGCTGGAGGACCGGATAGCGAAACAGACCTTGCAGCACCTGGCCAAAACCTGCATCTGTCCGCCACAACTGCCAATCTGTGTTTGCCAGCATAAACCCCAAATAAAAGTTTTGGGAAAACCTGTGCTGCCATCGCCTGATGAGCTTGAGAAAAACCCTCGCGCTCGTAGTGCTAAGCTTCGTATCGCTGTTAAGTTATAG
- the ftsL gene encoding cell division protein FtsL, with translation MLVHKKQEIHVYEQEAASPAPKKIRKADKQLRTKCLILVVIAIVMAAVTTMQSAAIVQSGYDLVKIKGQVAKLEKENELLRLDIAKLKSPQRIEEIAVKELGMIVPKNAYYASAAAADSPAQAVPARDTGVAEQLLGAIKLNKAEASKGR, from the coding sequence ATGTTAGTACATAAAAAACAAGAAATACATGTGTATGAACAGGAAGCCGCTTCACCTGCGCCTAAGAAAATACGAAAAGCTGATAAGCAACTGCGCACTAAATGCCTGATACTTGTCGTTATTGCTATTGTAATGGCTGCTGTTACAACAATGCAGAGTGCTGCCATTGTACAGTCCGGCTATGATTTGGTAAAAATTAAGGGTCAAGTAGCAAAACTGGAGAAAGAAAATGAGCTTTTGCGTCTTGATATTGCCAAACTTAAATCACCGCAGCGAATTGAAGAAATTGCCGTAAAAGAGTTAGGGATGATTGTGCCGAAAAATGCCTATTATGCTTCAGCTGCAGCTGCAGACAGTCCGGCTCAGGCAGTACCGGCCAGAGATACCGGTGTTGCTGAGCAGCTACTGGGTGCTATTAAACTTAACAAGGCGGAGGCGAGCAAAGGGCGGTAA